The Bacillota bacterium genome has a window encoding:
- a CDS encoding HesA/MoeB/ThiF family protein yields MLTSEERMRYSRQLVMPEVGEAGQAKLHAAKVLVVGTGGLGSPVAMYLAAAGVGTLGLVDSDAVELSNLQRQILHGVDELGLPKVESARRALARLNPGVHVVPHRMAVTDKNAAALIEPYDVVVDAVDNLETRYFVNDACVEARKPLVEAGVMRFDGMVLTVIPGQGPCYRCVFPQPPPPGAVPSCREAGIMGAVPGVIGSIEALEAIKVILGLGQPLVGRLLLFDGLAMAWREVVAARDPNCPVCGRMS; encoded by the coding sequence ATGCTCACAAGCGAGGAGAGGATGCGCTATTCCAGGCAGCTTGTGATGCCCGAGGTAGGGGAGGCGGGCCAAGCGAAGCTGCACGCGGCCAAGGTGCTCGTGGTGGGGACGGGCGGCCTTGGATCGCCGGTGGCCATGTACCTCGCCGCCGCGGGAGTGGGGACTCTCGGACTGGTGGATTCAGACGCGGTGGAACTGTCCAACCTGCAAAGGCAGATTCTGCATGGTGTTGACGAGCTGGGCCTCCCAAAGGTGGAGTCGGCGAGACGAGCGCTGGCGCGGCTCAACCCCGGGGTCCACGTGGTGCCGCATCGGATGGCTGTCACTGACAAGAACGCGGCCGCGCTCATTGAGCCATACGATGTGGTCGTGGATGCCGTGGACAACCTCGAGACCAGGTACTTCGTGAACGACGCGTGCGTGGAGGCTCGCAAGCCACTGGTCGAGGCGGGCGTGATGAGATTCGACGGCATGGTGCTGACCGTCATCCCCGGGCAAGGCCCCTGCTACCGGTGTGTGTTCCCGCAACCCCCTCCTCCGGGGGCGGTGCCTTCGTGCCGCGAGGCTGGGATCATGGGGGCGGTCCCGGGTGTGATAGGCAGCATCGAGGCCCTTGAGGCAATCAAGGTGATCTTGGGGCTGGGACAACCTCTCGTCGGGCGGCTGCTTCTGTTTGATGGGCTCGCGATGGCATGGCGAGAGGTGGTCGCCGCGCGCGACCCCAACTGTCCGGTCTGCGGCCGGATGAGCTGA
- a CDS encoding 5'-deoxyadenosine deaminase, with product MAKILIRGGTVVTMNREREVLDCADVLIDGHRIAQVTREGSSSASMKRLGFERVQWVGDALQGGTSPRGGDVEPAWARQDAMQRFADDGEAMGAEVHVLPTGAHRHDVDIVIDAYGKVVLPGFVQAHVHLCQTLFRGQADDLELLDWLKKRIWPLEGAHDEESVYWSAMLGIAELVKGGTTSVIDMETVHHTESAFWAIDSSGIRAASGKVMMDWGKDVPSSLMESTEDSLRESEALLDRWHMHDDGRIRYAFAPRFVVSCSDRLLVRVRDMAKEAGVLVHTHASENRGEIEVVWRDRGMRNLVCLRELGLTGPNLVLAHCIWLDDEEMAILRDSGTKVVHCPSSNLKLASGIAKVPEMLDMGVSVSIGADGAPCNNNLDVFQEMRHAALIQKVRLGPAAMPAQTVLEMATIGGARAMGMEHEIGSIEPGKRADVVVLDLEAPHAAPGEGVDVVSRVVYEANASDVDTTIVDGRVLMYGRRLLSLDENEVLREATRALRRVLARAGCS from the coding sequence GTGGCGAAGATCCTCATTCGCGGCGGAACCGTTGTGACCATGAACCGAGAGCGCGAAGTGCTTGACTGCGCTGACGTCCTCATAGATGGGCACCGCATAGCCCAAGTCACGCGCGAGGGCTCCTCGTCAGCAAGCATGAAGCGCCTCGGCTTTGAGAGAGTGCAATGGGTGGGTGACGCGCTTCAGGGAGGCACGAGCCCTCGAGGGGGGGACGTTGAACCAGCGTGGGCACGGCAGGACGCGATGCAGCGCTTCGCGGACGACGGCGAGGCGATGGGTGCGGAGGTTCACGTGCTTCCAACCGGGGCTCACAGACATGACGTGGACATAGTGATAGACGCGTACGGAAAGGTTGTGCTTCCGGGGTTCGTCCAGGCGCACGTGCACCTCTGCCAGACCCTCTTCAGGGGACAGGCTGACGACCTCGAGCTCCTGGACTGGCTGAAGAAGCGCATATGGCCGTTGGAAGGCGCTCACGATGAGGAGAGCGTGTATTGGTCTGCCATGCTCGGCATTGCGGAGCTCGTGAAAGGCGGGACCACGTCCGTCATCGACATGGAGACCGTTCACCACACTGAGAGCGCGTTTTGGGCGATCGACTCGTCCGGCATCCGTGCCGCGTCCGGAAAAGTCATGATGGATTGGGGCAAGGACGTACCGTCGAGCCTCATGGAATCCACCGAGGACTCTCTCCGCGAAAGCGAGGCCCTTCTCGATCGGTGGCACATGCACGATGACGGCAGGATACGCTACGCCTTCGCACCGAGGTTCGTGGTATCGTGTTCGGATAGGCTCCTCGTGCGCGTGCGCGACATGGCGAAGGAGGCGGGGGTCCTCGTGCACACGCACGCGTCGGAGAACCGCGGCGAGATAGAGGTCGTTTGGCGAGACAGAGGCATGAGGAACCTGGTATGCCTGCGCGAGTTGGGACTCACCGGGCCGAACCTCGTGCTCGCTCACTGCATCTGGCTGGACGACGAGGAAATGGCGATCCTGCGCGATTCCGGCACGAAGGTCGTGCACTGCCCGTCGTCGAACCTGAAACTCGCTTCGGGGATCGCGAAAGTGCCTGAGATGCTCGACATGGGAGTGTCCGTGTCCATAGGCGCCGACGGCGCGCCGTGCAACAACAACCTCGACGTGTTCCAGGAGATGCGCCATGCCGCTCTCATACAGAAGGTCCGTCTGGGGCCCGCCGCCATGCCGGCTCAGACTGTGCTCGAGATGGCGACGATCGGTGGGGCACGGGCCATGGGCATGGAACACGAGATTGGCAGCATAGAGCCGGGAAAGCGAGCCGACGTCGTGGTGCTCGACCTCGAAGCGCCTCATGCGGCTCCAGGAGAGGGTGTGGACGTGGTGTCGCGGGTGGTGTACGAAGCCAACGCTTCAGACGTGGACACGACCATAGTGGACGGGCGTGTCTTGATGTACGGGAGGAGACTCCTGTCTCTTGACGAAAATGAAGTACTACGTGAGGCAACGAGAGCGCTTCGGCGGGTCTTGGCGAGAGCGGGTTGCTCGTGA